A window from Thermoanaerobaculales bacterium encodes these proteins:
- a CDS encoding DUF4388 domain-containing protein produces the protein MTIAGSLKTMVLSDIFGWLSNGHSTGTLMVSNGDVVKSIYFRDGAIVSCNSTDPREFLGHFLVSHGCIGEAELAAAVGEQDRSGEMIGKILVDQGAVAEAELQRMLALKAEESIFELFLWEDGQFRFLAGELPAYEMVPISLNVTSVTLEGIRRVDEWARIRRFIPSAQCVPVAVRDLLEGETDEARRAVLELVNDDRSVEEICLQTHSGEYFVSEILFQMAASGRLKAVRPRVVSAPAAPPATAAADLVAEARARIVELDLEQALRRLRAAGSLMPDDRDLGREIKTVESELRAKLQEAGVDRGGVPVLAAKTADLGGMSLTPEEGFILSRIGGGSDLGSILKISPLPELEALVVFWKLVKAGLVEIRYR, from the coding sequence ATGACCATCGCCGGCAGCCTCAAGACCATGGTCCTGTCAGACATCTTCGGCTGGCTGTCCAACGGCCACTCCACCGGCACGCTCATGGTCTCCAACGGCGACGTGGTGAAGTCGATCTACTTCCGCGACGGCGCGATCGTGTCCTGCAACTCGACCGACCCCAGGGAGTTCCTCGGGCATTTTCTGGTCAGCCACGGCTGCATCGGCGAGGCCGAGCTCGCGGCGGCAGTCGGCGAGCAGGACCGCAGCGGCGAGATGATTGGCAAGATCCTGGTCGACCAGGGGGCCGTCGCCGAGGCGGAGCTCCAGCGGATGCTCGCGCTGAAGGCCGAGGAGTCGATCTTCGAGCTGTTCCTGTGGGAGGACGGTCAGTTCCGCTTTCTCGCCGGCGAGCTGCCGGCGTACGAGATGGTGCCGATCTCGCTGAACGTCACCTCGGTGACCCTAGAGGGCATCCGGAGGGTCGACGAGTGGGCCCGGATCCGGCGCTTCATACCCTCGGCGCAGTGCGTGCCGGTGGCGGTGCGCGATCTGCTCGAGGGCGAGACCGACGAGGCCCGGCGGGCGGTGCTCGAGCTGGTCAACGACGATCGCAGCGTCGAGGAGATCTGCCTGCAGACCCACTCGGGCGAGTACTTCGTGTCCGAGATCCTGTTCCAGATGGCGGCGAGCGGGCGCCTGAAGGCAGTGCGGCCGAGGGTGGTGTCCGCCCCGGCAGCGCCGCCCGCCACCGCCGCCGCCGACCTGGTGGCCGAGGCCCGGGCCCGCATCGTGGAGCTCGACCTCGAGCAGGCGCTGCGCCGGCTGCGGGCCGCCGGGAGCCTGATGCCCGACGACCGGGACCTTGGCCGCGAGATCAAGACGGTGGAGTCCGAGCTCCGGGCGAAGCTGCAGGAGGCTGGCGTGGATCGCGGCGGGGTGCCGGTGCTCGCCGCCAAGACCGCCGACCTGGGCGGCATGTCGCTGACCCCAGAGGAAGGCTTCATCCTGTCGCGGATCGGTGGCGGCAGCGACCTCGGGTCGATCCTCAAGATCTCGCCGCTGCCCGAGCTCGAGGCGCTGGTGGTGTTCTGGAAGCTCGTCAAGGCCGGGCTGGTCGAGATCCGCTACCGTTAG
- a CDS encoding family 20 glycosylhydrolase, whose amino-acid sequence MRRSIPSSTAASHRLLVPALLLLGAGLAAGLAWTQQPAEPDGPLPVRGFCIAAPLPDGVDAFIDFIEQELAPASINTLVLRVDYNFEYESQPELRDEVALSGKQVKKIVKACRRSGIRVIPQINLLGHQSWEDELIGLLRVHPEFDETPHIPLPEVYVWPNPDGLYCKSYCPLHPQLHSVVFPLIDELLEAFEADAFHAGMDEVFYIADPKCPRCGGRDPAELFAGEVTAIRNHLASRGAELWIWGDRLIDGKTTGIGMWEASMNNTHRAVDLIPKDVVIADWHYERADPTAPYFAVKGFKVVSCPWQFAEVASAHIRATLESRRTSTPEMRERFAGVMQTVWAPAESFLDQFYGRVPPDRERGDPIDCCKRYLAEMKELAGQPQPAAAGGGGHSP is encoded by the coding sequence ATGCGCCGTTCGATCCCATCGTCCACCGCCGCCTCGCACCGGCTCCTCGTGCCGGCCCTGCTGCTCCTCGGCGCAGGCCTCGCCGCCGGCCTCGCCTGGACGCAGCAGCCTGCCGAACCCGACGGCCCGCTCCCTGTGCGCGGCTTCTGCATCGCGGCGCCGCTGCCGGACGGCGTCGACGCCTTCATCGACTTCATCGAGCAGGAGCTTGCTCCGGCCTCGATCAACACCCTGGTGCTGCGCGTCGACTACAACTTCGAGTACGAGTCCCAGCCCGAGCTGCGCGACGAGGTGGCGCTGAGCGGCAAGCAGGTCAAGAAGATCGTCAAGGCCTGCCGCCGGTCCGGGATCCGCGTCATCCCCCAGATCAACCTGCTCGGCCACCAGTCGTGGGAGGACGAGCTCATTGGCCTGCTCCGCGTCCACCCGGAGTTCGATGAGACGCCCCACATCCCGCTGCCCGAGGTCTATGTGTGGCCGAACCCGGACGGGCTCTACTGCAAGAGCTACTGCCCGCTCCACCCGCAGCTGCACTCGGTGGTGTTCCCGTTGATCGACGAGCTGCTCGAGGCCTTCGAGGCCGACGCCTTCCACGCCGGCATGGACGAGGTCTTCTACATCGCCGACCCCAAGTGCCCGCGCTGCGGCGGCCGCGATCCGGCGGAGCTGTTCGCGGGCGAGGTGACGGCGATCCGCAACCACCTGGCGTCGCGGGGCGCCGAGCTGTGGATCTGGGGCGACCGCCTGATCGACGGCAAGACCACCGGGATCGGGATGTGGGAAGCGAGCATGAACAACACCCACCGCGCGGTCGACCTCATCCCCAAGGACGTCGTGATCGCCGACTGGCACTACGAGCGCGCCGACCCGACTGCCCCCTACTTCGCGGTCAAGGGCTTCAAGGTCGTCAGCTGCCCGTGGCAGTTCGCGGAGGTCGCCTCCGCCCACATCCGCGCGACCCTCGAGTCGCGACGGACGTCGACCCCCGAGATGCGGGAGCGCTTTGCCGGCGTCATGCAGACGGTGTGGGCCCCTGCCGAGTCCTTCCTCGACCAGTTCTACGGCCGGGTCCCGCCCGACCGCGAGCGGGGCGACCCGATCGACTGCTGCAAGCGCTACCTTGCCGAGATGAAGGAGCTCGCGGGCCAGCCACAGCCGGCGGCCGCCGGCGGCGGCGGTCACTCGCCGTAG
- a CDS encoding aldo/keto reductase, translated as MRYRRLGRTGFEVSEVSYGAWGVGGVQWLGRTDAEARRALRRSIELGLNFIDTALAYGDGHSERLVGEVVREAGRPVFVASKVPPKNEQWPARRGIGIEEVFPYDYVMACTEQSLRNLRLEALDLQQLHVWNPEWFASDDWRRAFSDLKASGKARAVGVSINDHDPDSALELVGSGLVDAVQVIYNIFDQSPERRLLPLAREVGVGVIARVPFDEGALTGAITATTVFDPGDFRAEYFAGDRPRQVEERVAALRRDLAGVAGTLPEIALRFCLSHPAVSTVIPGMRTVRHVDANLAVSEQGTLDEATLAILRRHAWDKNFYGE; from the coding sequence GTGAGGTACCGCAGGCTCGGCAGGACCGGCTTCGAGGTCAGCGAGGTCTCCTACGGCGCATGGGGAGTCGGCGGGGTGCAGTGGCTCGGCCGGACCGACGCCGAGGCGCGGCGCGCGCTCCGGCGGTCGATCGAGCTCGGGCTCAACTTCATCGACACCGCGCTCGCGTACGGCGACGGCCACAGCGAGCGGCTGGTCGGCGAGGTGGTGCGGGAGGCCGGGAGGCCGGTGTTCGTCGCCTCCAAGGTTCCGCCGAAGAACGAGCAGTGGCCGGCGCGGCGAGGGATCGGGATCGAGGAGGTCTTCCCCTACGACTACGTGATGGCATGCACCGAGCAGAGCCTGCGCAACCTCCGGTTGGAGGCCCTCGACCTGCAGCAGCTGCACGTGTGGAACCCGGAGTGGTTCGCAAGCGACGACTGGCGCCGGGCCTTCTCCGACCTCAAGGCGTCGGGCAAGGCGCGGGCGGTCGGGGTCTCGATCAACGATCACGATCCCGACTCGGCGCTCGAGCTGGTGGGCAGCGGCCTGGTCGACGCGGTGCAGGTGATCTACAACATCTTCGACCAGAGCCCGGAGCGCCGACTGCTGCCGCTCGCCCGCGAGGTGGGGGTCGGCGTCATCGCGCGGGTGCCGTTCGACGAGGGCGCCCTGACCGGGGCGATCACCGCGACGACGGTCTTCGACCCGGGCGACTTCCGCGCCGAGTACTTCGCGGGCGACCGGCCGCGGCAGGTCGAGGAGCGGGTGGCGGCCCTGCGCCGGGACCTCGCGGGCGTCGCGGGCACGCTGCCCGAGATCGCGCTGCGCTTCTGCCTCTCGCATCCAGCGGTCAGCACCGTGATCCCCGGCATGAGGACTGTCCGCCACGTCGATGCCAACCTGGCGGTGTCCGAACAGGGGACGCTCGACGAGGCGACGCTCGCGATCCTGCGCCGCCACGCCTGGGACAAGAACTTCTACGGCGAGTGA